Proteins encoded together in one Pseudomonadota bacterium window:
- the leuB gene encoding 3-isopropylmalate dehydrogenase — MHIAVLAGDGIGQEIMVEAVRVLEALDLPDLQLDHADVGGIAYRNHGHPLPPETLDLAKASDAVLFGAVGDPELDGLRREMRVESAVLGLRKELQLFANLRPAKAFAGLENLSGLKPEIASAIDLLIVRELTGDVYFGEKGQRQSDQGLRQGYDLMAYDESEIARIAHLAFKAAQGRKGRLCSVDKANVLQTSVLWRAVVEEVAADYPDVELSHMYVDNAAMQLVRNPGQFDVIVTGNLFGDILSDQASMCVGSIGLLASASLGEGSQGLYEPIHGSAPDISGQGIANPMAMILSAAMMLRHSFGDETNAQRIEQAVAMGLANGILGHDLGGTASTRDIGDAVLANLIA; from the coding sequence ATGCATATTGCGGTGCTCGCCGGAGACGGCATTGGGCAGGAAATCATGGTCGAGGCGGTGCGCGTGCTCGAGGCACTCGATCTGCCTGACCTGCAGCTGGACCATGCCGATGTCGGTGGTATCGCCTATCGCAACCATGGCCATCCGCTGCCGCCCGAAACGCTCGATCTGGCCAAGGCATCCGATGCGGTGCTGTTTGGTGCCGTGGGTGATCCCGAACTGGATGGTCTGCGCCGCGAGATGCGGGTGGAGAGCGCTGTGCTGGGCCTGCGCAAAGAATTGCAGCTTTTTGCCAATTTGCGTCCTGCCAAGGCTTTTGCCGGACTGGAGAATCTTTCGGGTCTGAAACCCGAGATCGCCAGCGCCATTGATCTACTGATCGTGCGCGAACTGACCGGCGATGTCTATTTCGGCGAAAAGGGCCAGCGCCAGAGCGATCAGGGCCTGCGCCAGGGTTATGACCTGATGGCCTATGATGAGAGCGAGATTGCCCGCATCGCCCATCTCGCCTTCAAAGCGGCGCAGGGACGCAAGGGCAGGCTGTGCTCGGTCGACAAGGCTAATGTGCTACAAACCTCAGTGCTGTGGCGTGCCGTGGTCGAGGAAGTCGCTGCCGACTATCCCGATGTCGAACTCAGCCATATGTATGTCGACAATGCCGCAATGCAGTTGGTGCGCAACCCGGGCCAGTTTGATGTCATCGTCACCGGCAATCTCTTCGGCGATATCCTCTCCGACCAGGCGAGCATGTGCGTCGGCTCCATCGGCCTGCTCGCCTCGGCTTCGCTGGGCGAGGGCAGTCAGGGACTGTACGAACCAATCCATGGCAGCGCGCCCGACATATCCGGGCAGGGCATCGCCAATCCGATGGCAATGATCCTGTCAGCGGCGATGATGCTGCGCCACAGCTTTGGCGATGAAACCAATGCCCAGCGAATCGAGCAGGCGGTAGCAATGGGGCTGGCCAATGGCATATTGGGCCATGATCTCGGCGGTACCGCATCAACGCGCGATATCGGTGATGCGGTGCTTGCCAATTTGATTGCTTAG
- a CDS encoding threonine dehydratase, which translates to MIFTESALREAAARVHRDMMPTPQIRWPMLEQRLGCEIWVKHENHAPTGAFKVRGGITFIDWLRHEHPEVRGIVTATRGNHGQSQARAASAAGLKAVIVVPTGNSAEKNAAMRAFGAEVIIYGDDFEAARTEALRLAEERNLFMVPSFHVELVRGVASYALELFDAAGELDSVYVPVGCGSGICGVIAVRDALGLSTEVVAIASTGADAMKRSFDSGEMLPGERAQTFADGVAVRVPVAEAFAIYGKGAARFVAVDDDAVAEAIRTYWHDTHNLAEGAGALPLAALMAEKEMQAGKRVGVILCGGNIDTDKAAMVLAGQTPPA; encoded by the coding sequence ATGATTTTTACGGAAAGCGCTTTGCGTGAGGCTGCAGCGCGGGTTCATAGGGATATGATGCCGACGCCTCAAATCCGCTGGCCGATGCTGGAACAGCGTCTGGGGTGCGAGATCTGGGTCAAGCACGAAAATCACGCGCCGACAGGCGCATTCAAGGTACGCGGCGGCATCACCTTTATCGACTGGCTTCGGCATGAGCATCCCGAAGTGCGCGGCATCGTCACCGCGACACGCGGCAATCACGGTCAGAGTCAGGCGCGTGCCGCCAGTGCTGCCGGACTGAAAGCGGTCATCGTTGTTCCCACAGGTAACAGCGCGGAAAAAAATGCCGCGATGCGTGCCTTTGGTGCCGAAGTGATCATATATGGCGATGATTTCGAAGCGGCCCGCACCGAAGCATTACGGCTGGCGGAGGAGCGCAACCTCTTCATGGTGCCAAGCTTTCATGTCGAGCTGGTGCGCGGTGTCGCAAGCTATGCGCTGGAACTGTTCGACGCCGCTGGAGAGCTGGATAGTGTCTATGTCCCGGTTGGCTGTGGTTCGGGAATTTGCGGCGTGATAGCCGTGCGCGATGCCCTGGGGCTCTCCACAGAGGTGGTCGCTATTGCCTCGACCGGTGCTGATGCCATGAAGCGCAGCTTCGATAGTGGCGAAATGTTGCCCGGTGAGCGTGCACAGACTTTTGCTGACGGTGTTGCGGTGCGTGTCCCCGTAGCGGAGGCCTTTGCAATTTACGGCAAGGGGGCTGCCAGATTCGTCGCGGTGGATGATGACGCAGTGGCAGAGGCAATACGTACCTATTGGCATGACACGCATAATCTGGCTGAAGGCGCGGGGGCCTTGCCATTGGCGGCGCTGATGGCCGAAAAAGAGATGCAGGCAGGCAAACGGGTTGGCGTGATATTGTGTGGTGGCAATATAGACACTGACAAGGCTGCCATGGTGCTTGCCGGTCAGACACCACCAGCCTGA
- the metZ gene encoding O-succinylhomoserine sulfhydrylase has product MKRNSGQDPDITKNWRPATRAIRGGTARSEYGETSEALFLTSGYAYDCAEDAAARFAGEQQGMTYSRLQNPTVEMLEQRIALMEGAEAVRCTASGMAAMTAALLCQLQAGDHVVASRALFGSCRWLIDTLLPKFGIATTVIDGRDVAQWEAAIRPATRVFFFETPANPTMDVIDLEAVCGLARQHGITTVVDNAFATNVLQRPMEFGADVVAYSATKMMDGQGRVLAGAICGSAEFVDETLLPFLRNTGPTLSAFNAWVVLKGLETLSLRIHRQSENALKAARFLEERVARVNYPALQSHPQHNLAMRQMDAVGPIFSLYLGGGRERAHKVLNALSLIDISNNIGDSRSLMTHPASTTHSGMAEADRLEVGISEDMLRLNVGLEDIEDILEDLDQALSRAGL; this is encoded by the coding sequence ATGAAACGCAACAGCGGACAAGATCCTGACATTACCAAGAACTGGCGTCCGGCGACGCGGGCGATCCGCGGCGGCACCGCACGCAGCGAATATGGCGAAACCTCCGAGGCGTTGTTCCTGACCTCTGGCTATGCCTATGATTGCGCAGAGGATGCGGCGGCACGCTTTGCCGGTGAACAGCAGGGCATGACCTATAGTCGGTTGCAAAACCCGACGGTGGAGATGCTTGAGCAGCGTATTGCACTTATGGAAGGCGCGGAAGCCGTGCGCTGTACCGCCAGCGGCATGGCGGCGATGACCGCCGCGTTGCTGTGCCAGTTGCAGGCGGGTGATCATGTTGTTGCAAGCAGGGCGTTGTTCGGTTCCTGCCGTTGGCTCATCGATACATTGCTGCCCAAATTCGGCATCGCGACGACGGTGATTGATGGGCGGGATGTGGCCCAATGGGAAGCCGCGATCCGCCCGGCAACCAGGGTGTTTTTCTTCGAAACGCCTGCAAATCCGACGATGGATGTTATCGATCTAGAGGCGGTCTGCGGCCTGGCGAGGCAGCATGGCATAACCACCGTTGTCGACAATGCCTTTGCCACCAATGTGCTGCAGCGGCCGATGGAATTTGGCGCAGATGTTGTTGCCTATAGCGCCACCAAAATGATGGACGGGCAAGGCCGGGTGCTCGCCGGGGCGATTTGCGGCAGTGCGGAGTTTGTCGACGAGACGCTGTTGCCGTTTTTGCGCAATACCGGGCCGACATTGAGTGCCTTCAACGCCTGGGTGGTGCTCAAGGGGCTGGAAACATTGTCACTGCGCATCCACAGGCAGAGTGAAAATGCCTTGAAAGCGGCACGGTTTCTCGAGGAGCGGGTAGCGCGCGTCAATTACCCTGCATTGCAAAGCCATCCGCAGCACAATCTGGCGATGCGCCAGATGGACGCCGTTGGACCGATCTTCTCACTCTATCTTGGCGGAGGTCGCGAGCGGGCGCATAAGGTGCTGAACGCGCTGAGTCTGATCGATATATCCAATAATATCGGTGACAGTCGATCACTGATGACGCATCCGGCCTCAACCACCCATTCGGGCATGGCCGAGGCAGACCGTCTTGAAGTCGGTATCAGTGAGGACATGTTGCGGCTCAATGTCGGGCTGGAGGATATCGAGGATATTCTTGAAGATTTGGATCAGGCTCTTTCCAGAGCCGGACTTTGA
- the apaG gene encoding Co2+/Mg2+ efflux protein ApaG, which translates to MLNLFDHDAETEGVVIRVAVSFLPEQSRSEASRWFWAYHIRIENHSDQAVKLLTRHWLITDGRGGQHHVDGEGVVGEQPYLKPGDSHDYVSGCPLNTPTGRMEGVFRMIRDDQTIINAEIPRFPLVAPAVAR; encoded by the coding sequence ATGCTGAACCTGTTCGATCATGATGCCGAGACTGAAGGCGTGGTTATCCGCGTCGCCGTCAGCTTTTTGCCCGAACAGTCGCGCAGCGAAGCCTCGCGCTGGTTCTGGGCCTATCATATCCGTATCGAAAACCATTCCGATCAGGCGGTCAAGCTGCTGACGCGCCACTGGCTCATTACCGATGGCCGGGGTGGCCAACACCATGTCGATGGCGAAGGCGTGGTTGGTGAACAGCCCTATCTCAAGCCGGGTGATTCCCACGATTATGTCTCTGGCTGCCCGCTCAACACCCCGACCGGGCGGATGGAGGGCGTGTTCCGCATGATCCGTGATGACCAGACGATCATCAATGCGGAAATCCCGCGCTTTCCGCTGGTGGCTCCTGCGGTCGCGCGATGA
- a CDS encoding LysR family transcriptional regulator: MKRTHLPLNGLRVFDAAARHLSFTRAADELAVTPAAVGQQIRALEDMLGVVLFRRTPKGLELTDEAEAGLDSLRGGFLQFEESVRAMQAGQSSYRLTISVPRDFAVKWLQERLVAFAEANPDIRYALVSEEQGADFTEANLDVAIRLCDGPGEHEGVQLGDAQFVCVAAPDYDGDAQISWPGAQRDQKRENAAKAEDEGKDVPFLKVADAGLALEMAAAGLGYATVPVLLADKDLAAGRIEVFAKARPSRRAYWLIAPLPQWRQKKVRALVEALTA; this comes from the coding sequence ATGAAGCGGACGCATTTGCCGCTGAACGGCTTGCGCGTCTTCGATGCCGCAGCGCGCCATCTCAGCTTCACCCGTGCCGCTGATGAACTGGCGGTCACCCCGGCCGCTGTCGGCCAGCAGATTCGTGCGCTTGAGGATATGTTGGGCGTGGTGCTGTTCCGCCGTACCCCAAAGGGGCTGGAGCTGACCGATGAGGCTGAAGCGGGCCTCGATTCGTTGCGCGGCGGCTTTTTGCAGTTCGAGGAATCGGTGCGCGCAATGCAGGCGGGCCAATCGAGCTATCGTCTGACCATCTCGGTGCCGCGCGATTTTGCTGTAAAATGGCTGCAAGAGCGTCTGGTTGCCTTTGCTGAGGCTAATCCCGATATCCGCTATGCGCTGGTCTCCGAAGAACAGGGCGCTGATTTTACCGAGGCCAATCTCGATGTCGCCATCCGGCTGTGCGACGGGCCGGGTGAGCATGAGGGCGTGCAGCTAGGCGATGCGCAGTTCGTCTGTGTCGCTGCTCCGGATTATGATGGCGATGCACAGATCAGCTGGCCTGGGGCACAGCGCGACCAGAAGCGCGAAAATGCCGCCAAGGCCGAAGACGAGGGCAAGGATGTGCCGTTTCTCAAGGTTGCCGATGCCGGACTGGCGCTCGAAATGGCGGCTGCTGGCCTCGGTTATGCCACTGTGCCGGTACTGTTGGCGGACAAGGATCTGGCGGCGGGCCGGATCGAGGTGTTTGCCAAGGCACGGCCATCGCGTCGTGCCTATTGGCTGATCGCGCCGCTGCCGCAATGGCGCCAGAAAAAAGTGCGGGCGCTGGTTGAGGCGCTGACTGCATAA
- a CDS encoding GNAT family N-acetyltransferase has translation MKVPKLPKQIVLDRLILRFLRPDDAESLHVALSDAAVMRYWSTGPHDTLAQTRSYIAGNMPDGEYPALGIAERAKGPDAPAIGWVSLWEKRDGIGEIGYILRPDCRGKGYAREAVATVIDYGFASQGYRKIAADIDPDNRPSLRLLEALGFKQEGVLRAHWQTHIGIRDSVMMGLLESEWQERASVPPGD, from the coding sequence ATGAAGGTGCCAAAGCTGCCGAAGCAGATAGTGCTCGACCGGCTGATCCTGCGTTTCCTGCGACCCGACGATGCCGAAAGTCTGCATGTCGCGCTGAGTGATGCTGCTGTCATGCGCTATTGGTCGACAGGCCCGCATGACACGCTGGCTCAGACACGTAGCTATATTGCCGGAAATATGCCTGATGGGGAATATCCGGCTCTGGGTATTGCCGAGCGCGCCAAAGGTCCGGATGCGCCAGCCATAGGATGGGTTTCGCTATGGGAAAAGCGCGACGGCATTGGCGAGATTGGCTACATTCTGCGGCCTGATTGCAGGGGCAAGGGCTATGCACGGGAAGCTGTGGCCACAGTAATCGACTATGGCTTCGCATCACAGGGTTACCGCAAGATTGCAGCGGATATTGATCCGGATAACAGACCGTCGTTGCGTTTGCTCGAAGCTTTGGGCTTTAAGCAGGAAGGTGTTTTGCGTGCCCATTGGCAAACGCATATCGGCATCCGCGATTCGGTGATGATGGGCTTGCTAGAAAGTGAATGGCAGGAGCGTGCTAGCGTTCCGCCAGGAGATTGA
- a CDS encoding serine hydrolase, which translates to MKRSTPDRFRAAFCALFAAIFCLSTLTAPATAQSAGQDAALSSALQRRATDVLRLLNGEQIEAQVFNANFLNAVPPDEFRAFTRQIISQHGRPQQILSFTPVGSTGAVMKIAFTRSIATARLEIEPGYPYRITGLRITDFESSGETIAAVVAAIDALPGQQGLIVQRLDDDSAVPLAAIDPDGLYAIASTMKLYILAELDRSIRAGERRWSDVVTLGPKSHPSGISQDWPDASPVTLHTLATLMISVSDNSATDTLIRVIGQDRLAAMVRRSGHHNPDALRPFLMTREMTALKSPANNDLRRQYLRADRDRRSRILRRNGDALALERIDFAAVTARPRHIDSIEWFASAADIARLLDYLRREASTETKTIMALNPGIGTDSAANWRYLGYKGGSETGVMSMNFLLRARSGADYAVAAHWNDRDDPVREGDFVALMTRLLNLLAER; encoded by the coding sequence GTGAAGCGATCGACGCCTGATCGCTTCCGGGCAGCGTTCTGTGCGCTCTTCGCCGCCATATTCTGCCTATCGACGCTGACCGCCCCGGCTACGGCGCAAAGCGCCGGTCAGGACGCGGCACTGTCCAGCGCGCTGCAACGGCGCGCTACCGATGTCCTGCGGCTGCTCAATGGTGAGCAAATAGAGGCACAGGTATTTAACGCCAACTTTCTCAACGCGGTACCGCCCGACGAATTTCGCGCCTTTACCCGCCAGATTATCAGCCAGCATGGCCGACCGCAGCAGATATTGTCCTTCACTCCGGTCGGCAGCACAGGTGCGGTGATGAAAATCGCCTTTACCCGCTCCATCGCCACAGCGCGGTTGGAGATCGAGCCTGGCTATCCCTATCGCATCACCGGCTTGCGTATCACCGATTTTGAGAGCAGCGGCGAGACCATTGCCGCCGTGGTGGCGGCGATTGATGCTCTGCCCGGGCAGCAGGGACTGATTGTTCAGCGCCTCGATGATGACAGCGCCGTCCCCCTGGCCGCGATCGACCCTGATGGCCTCTACGCCATTGCCTCGACGATGAAGCTCTACATTCTTGCCGAACTCGACCGTTCCATCCGCGCCGGAGAACGCCGCTGGAGCGATGTCGTGACACTCGGCCCCAAATCGCACCCTTCGGGCATCAGCCAGGATTGGCCCGATGCCAGCCCGGTAACGCTGCATACCTTGGCAACATTGATGATATCGGTCAGCGACAACAGCGCTACCGATACGCTGATCCGGGTTATCGGCCAGGACAGGCTGGCCGCGATGGTTCGCCGCAGCGGCCATCACAACCCCGATGCGTTGCGGCCATTTCTGATGACGCGCGAGATGACCGCGTTGAAAAGCCCGGCCAATAATGATCTGCGGCGGCAATATCTGCGCGCCGACCGTGACCGGCGCTCACGGATATTGCGGCGCAATGGCGATGCATTGGCGCTCGAACGGATCGACTTTGCCGCGGTCACCGCACGACCGCGCCATATCGACAGTATCGAATGGTTTGCCAGTGCTGCGGATATTGCACGTCTGCTCGACTATTTGCGGCGCGAGGCGAGCACCGAGACAAAGACCATCATGGCGCTGAACCCCGGCATCGGCACAGACAGCGCCGCGAACTGGCGCTATCTCGGCTATAAGGGCGGCTCGGAGACTGGGGTGATGTCGATGAATTTCCTGCTGCGCGCACGTTCCGGCGCCGATTATGCCGTTGCGGCGCACTGGAATGATCGCGACGACCCTGTTCGCGAAGGCGATTTCGTCGCGCTGATGACCCGGCTGCTCAATCTCCTGGCGGAACGCTAG
- the parE gene encoding DNA topoisomerase IV subunit B, which yields MSDDLFGGSTAPRDGQKSDSYDASAIEVLEGLEPVRKRPGMYVGGIDERALHHLAAEVIDNSMDEAVAGHATRIEITLDEGNSLTIADNGRGIPVDPHPKFPDKSALEVILTTLHSGGKFSNKAYATSGGLHGVGVSVVNALSSQMRVEVARDKMLHVQDYARGKPLTALTRAGAAPNRRGTTINFVPDSEIFGEKAKFKPARLFKLARSKAYLFAGVEIRWRCAADLASEDVPEEATFRFPGGLADHLREQLGTRECATTEFFHGRQDFPDSEGRVEWAVGWPLWSEGSHSWYCNTIPTPDGGTHENGLRAALLKGMRSFGELVGVKKASGLVADDMMSGAELMLSVFIRDPQFQSQTKDRLTSANAARLVENAVRDHFDHFLSDNMDRGKALLGLVMERMEERLKRKAERDIKRKTATSARKLRLPGKLIDCTGKGDEPTELFIVEGDSASGSGKQARNRDTQAILPIRGKILNVASATRAKILANQEIADLVQALGCGTGKDCNAVDLRYDRIIIMTDADVDGAHIATLLMTFFFQEMTDVVKNGHVFLAQPPLFRLSAGGTSAYAKDEAQREEMEATLFKGKKVEVSRFKGLGEMNPSQLRETTMDPATRTLLEIKLPRDYQDLGPTRELIDQLMGRNPEHRFRFIQDHAAQVDREAIDA from the coding sequence ATGAGCGATGATCTTTTCGGCGGTTCGACCGCACCACGCGACGGCCAGAAATCCGACAGCTATGATGCTTCTGCCATCGAGGTGCTCGAGGGTCTTGAGCCTGTGCGCAAGCGGCCTGGCATGTATGTCGGGGGCATTGATGAGCGCGCGCTGCACCATCTCGCCGCCGAAGTGATCGACAACAGCATGGACGAGGCAGTGGCTGGCCATGCGACGCGGATCGAGATCACCCTTGATGAGGGGAACAGCCTGACCATCGCCGACAATGGCCGTGGTATCCCGGTCGATCCGCATCCCAAATTTCCCGACAAATCGGCGCTGGAGGTCATTCTGACCACGCTGCATTCGGGCGGCAAGTTCAGCAACAAGGCTTACGCCACCAGCGGCGGTCTGCACGGTGTCGGTGTCTCGGTGGTCAATGCCCTGTCGTCGCAAATGCGGGTCGAGGTGGCGCGCGACAAGATGCTGCATGTACAGGATTATGCGCGCGGCAAGCCGCTCACAGCCCTGACCAGGGCAGGTGCTGCGCCCAATCGCCGTGGCACCACGATCAATTTTGTGCCCGATAGCGAGATTTTCGGTGAAAAGGCGAAGTTCAAACCGGCCAGGCTTTTCAAACTGGCCCGCTCAAAGGCCTATCTCTTCGCTGGAGTAGAGATACGCTGGCGCTGCGCCGCTGACCTCGCCAGTGAGGATGTCCCCGAAGAAGCGACATTCCGTTTCCCCGGTGGCCTGGCCGATCATCTGCGCGAGCAGCTTGGCACCCGCGAATGCGCAACAACCGAGTTCTTCCATGGCCGCCAGGATTTTCCCGATAGCGAAGGGCGGGTCGAATGGGCGGTTGGGTGGCCGCTATGGAGCGAGGGCAGCCATAGCTGGTATTGCAACACCATCCCTACGCCGGATGGCGGAACCCATGAAAATGGCCTGCGCGCGGCTTTGCTCAAGGGCATGCGCAGTTTTGGCGAGCTGGTCGGGGTCAAAAAGGCCAGCGGCCTTGTTGCCGATGACATGATGTCAGGTGCAGAGTTGATGCTCTCGGTGTTCATCCGCGACCCGCAATTCCAGAGCCAGACCAAGGACCGGCTGACTTCGGCTAATGCCGCCAGGCTGGTCGAAAATGCCGTGCGCGACCATTTTGATCATTTCCTCTCGGACAATATGGATCGCGGCAAAGCATTGCTCGGACTGGTGATGGAACGGATGGAAGAGCGTCTCAAGCGCAAGGCCGAACGTGACATCAAGCGCAAAACCGCAACCTCGGCGCGCAAGCTGCGCCTGCCGGGCAAGCTCATCGACTGTACCGGCAAGGGCGATGAACCGACCGAATTGTTCATCGTCGAGGGAGACAGCGCCAGCGGATCGGGCAAGCAGGCACGTAATCGCGATACCCAGGCAATCCTGCCGATCCGTGGAAAAATCCTCAATGTCGCTTCGGCAACACGGGCGAAGATCCTCGCCAATCAGGAAATTGCCGATCTGGTGCAGGCGCTGGGATGCGGCACCGGCAAGGACTGCAACGCCGTCGATCTGCGCTATGACCGCATCATCATCATGACCGATGCGGATGTCGATGGCGCGCATATCGCCACGCTGTTGATGACGTTCTTCTTCCAGGAAATGACCGATGTGGTGAAGAACGGCCATGTGTTCCTGGCCCAGCCACCGCTCTTCCGCCTCTCCGCCGGCGGCACCAGCGCCTATGCCAAGGATGAGGCCCAGCGTGAGGAAATGGAAGCAACACTGTTCAAGGGCAAAAAGGTCGAAGTCAGCCGCTTCAAGGGACTGGGCGAGATGAACCCGTCCCAGCTGCGCGAAACCACCATGGACCCGGCAACACGCACCTTGCTCGAAATCAAGCTGCCGCGTGACTATCAGGATCTGGGGCCAACCCGCGAGCTTATTGATCAGCTGATGGGACGCAATCCGGAGCACCGTTTCCGCTTCATTCAGGATCATGCTGCTCAGGTGGACCGTGAAGCGATCGACGCCTGA
- a CDS encoding DUF547 domain-containing protein, translating into MTVSHQAVAQFGPAPIEQFAEYDAASKSSIAYDSVDTILEAFVVADRDRHVVRYGVIKGQGQRVIESLVAGFEKLPVSKLNRDEQLAYWLNLRTLMVIHATSSAYPSANPKSLLASNSGFLNTQLITISGQDLSIKDVDNILLTHWKDEPNLVFGLIVPAAGSPDFPTSAFTGAEVHQQLEQAGRDYINRKDVVKAKKGKVTLSEFLVWHQDHFGGETAMVAHIRALAQPKLASKWADMASVQSRFDWKLNALRERSLASGAAGRRGGGFEGGGFGGNGAIGGGDRFGGGS; encoded by the coding sequence GTGACGGTTTCGCATCAGGCAGTGGCACAATTCGGACCAGCCCCGATCGAGCAATTTGCCGAATATGACGCGGCCAGCAAAAGCAGTATCGCCTATGACAGCGTCGACACCATATTGGAGGCGTTCGTTGTCGCAGACCGCGACCGCCATGTGGTGCGCTATGGTGTCATCAAGGGTCAGGGTCAGCGGGTGATAGAGAGCCTTGTCGCTGGCTTTGAAAAACTGCCGGTGAGCAAACTGAACCGCGATGAACAGCTTGCCTATTGGCTCAATCTACGCACGCTGATGGTCATCCACGCCACCAGCTCGGCCTATCCCTCGGCCAATCCCAAATCGCTGCTGGCCAGCAATAGCGGCTTTCTCAACACGCAGCTGATCACCATTTCAGGCCAGGATCTCTCGATCAAAGATGTCGACAATATTCTGCTGACCCATTGGAAGGATGAACCGAACCTGGTGTTCGGCCTGATCGTACCGGCAGCAGGCAGCCCCGACTTCCCGACCAGCGCTTTTACCGGGGCTGAGGTGCACCAGCAGCTGGAACAGGCGGGCCGCGATTATATCAACCGCAAGGACGTGGTGAAGGCAAAGAAGGGCAAGGTGACGCTGTCCGAGTTTCTGGTCTGGCATCAGGATCATTTTGGTGGCGAAACAGCAATGGTCGCACATATTCGCGCGCTGGCGCAACCCAAGCTGGCGAGCAAATGGGCCGATATGGCCAGCGTGCAGAGCCGGTTCGACTGGAAGTTGAACGCGTTGCGCGAGCGCAGCCTGGCCTCTGGCGCTGCGGGTCGCCGCGGGGGTGGCTTTGAAGGCGGCGGTTTTGGTGGCAACGGAGCGATTGGCGGCGGTGACCGTTTCGGCGGCGGCTCCTGA
- a CDS encoding glycosyltransferase family 2 protein, producing MTWHTRNAEHRCVVIIPARDEAPALRQLLPEVPLWVDQVIVVDNGSSDATAEVAAGAGALVISVPEPGYGRACLAGIAAAQALAPDIIIFMDGDRSDVPEQMARLVAPIADDERDMVIGSRTLGECEAGALTLQQYFGNRLACSLIRLFWGHGYSDLGPFRAIGNDALRQLRMREETFGWTVEMQLRALQCGFRVGEVPVDYRRRIGHSKISGTVRGVVLAGYYILRTIGVAAWREHIVRRRCDRIANTIVDPAE from the coding sequence ATGACATGGCACACCCGTAACGCCGAGCATCGTTGTGTTGTCATTATCCCGGCGCGCGATGAAGCGCCGGCGCTGCGCCAGCTGCTGCCCGAAGTGCCGCTGTGGGTCGATCAGGTCATCGTCGTTGATAATGGTTCTTCTGATGCCACGGCCGAGGTGGCCGCCGGGGCTGGGGCTTTGGTGATCAGCGTTCCCGAACCGGGATATGGTCGTGCCTGCCTTGCCGGTATCGCTGCGGCGCAGGCGCTGGCACCCGATATCATCATCTTCATGGATGGCGACCGCAGCGATGTTCCGGAGCAGATGGCACGTCTGGTGGCACCGATTGCCGATGATGAACGCGACATGGTGATTGGCTCGCGCACATTGGGGGAATGCGAGGCAGGGGCCCTGACGCTGCAGCAATATTTCGGTAACCGCCTTGCCTGCAGCCTGATCCGCCTTTTCTGGGGTCATGGCTATAGCGATCTCGGTCCATTCCGGGCCATTGGCAATGATGCGCTGAGGCAATTGCGGATGCGCGAGGAGACTTTTGGCTGGACCGTCGAGATGCAACTCCGGGCCCTGCAATGCGGTTTTCGGGTTGGCGAAGTGCCGGTGGATTATCGCCGCCGTATTGGTCATTCGAAGATTTCAGGCACGGTGCGCGGCGTGGTTCTGGCGGGCTATTATATCCTGAGGACCATCGGCGTGGCGGCATGGCGCGAGCATATCGTCCGGCGGCGCTGTGACCGGATCGCCAATACCATTGTCGACCCGGCCGAATAG